GAGCGGCCACCTCATGCGGCCATAGAGCACGGGAAGCTATAGGATAATATAGGGAACTTTTTGCACTTACCTCAATGTAGAGTTGTTCACGAACCGAACCGAGCCCAGTTTTGATCGAACCGAGCCGAGCCTTAATTTTTTTCTGATGaaccgagccgagctttcttaacaaataaaaaaTTGTGTTTGAGTTCGAGCTCGTTAACTAGCGAGCCGAACCCGAGCTTTTATCAAACACAATCGAGCCGAGTCGAACCGAGTCGAACACGATCTGATCACGAGCTTTCTCCATCaaacgagtcgagtcgagccgggCAGAGCCGAGCCGGGCTGAAGTAAAAAATTCTGGTCAAAccactggttgactgttaaaataaaaaccaaatgtatttatttttttataaaaattttatcatatcactaaattatatagatcttaaaatctgtacggttggatcattcataaatatttttaaataaatcgAAACATCAGTAAGAGACTAAACACCAGTTAAGTATTTGTCAAACTACaggttgattgttaaaataacaaacaatataaatttattttttataaaaaaattgtcatatcactaaaatatataaatcttgacattcgtacagttggatcatttataaatatttttcaaaaaattgaAATATCAATATGAGACCAAACActaatagcaaaccaaatacatttaatATTTCTAAtcttttttattatatcactaaaagATATAGATCATGACATTcgtacggttgaatcattcataaatatttttaaaaaaaattcaaaacatcaatacgagactaaacactagtaagaagtacttgTCAAACTACAGGTTGATTGCTAAAATAAccaacaaaataaatttattttttacgaaaattttggcatatcactaaaatatatagatcttggcatccgtacggttggatcattcataatttttttttaaaaaaaaatcaaaatatcaatatgggactaaacactagtaagaaatattggtcaaactactggttattagttaaaatagcaaattagatacatttattttttaaaaaagttttattatatcactaaaacAGAGGTTTTGACattcgtacagttggatcgttcataatatattttttttaaatcgaaacatcaatatgggacaGAATACTAGTTAAAAACACTATTCAAAccattggttgattgttaaaataacaaataaaatatatttatttttcttaaaattatgtcttatcactaaaatatataaatcttaacatctgtacggttggataatttataaatattttaaaaaaaatcgaaacttCAATATAGGAATAAACACTAGTAAAAAGTACTTGTCAAATTAGCGGTGAAGTAGCAAACCAAGTATGTTCagtttttctaaaaaaattattatgtCACTCaaatatagagatcttgacatctgtatTGTTGGGTCATTCATAAATAGTTTTAAAGAAAATCCAAACACCAATATGAGAATAAATACTAATTATAAGTAGTAGTCAAAtcacttgttaattattaaaatatcaaactaaataaatttatttttatctGAAACTTTTTTCAGATTACTAAAATTAATATCTTGACATTCACACGGTTCAATAATtgagaaatatttataaaaaatctgaataatattcataataatccaatatataaaaattaaaatatcttttTATTGAATTTTTTTCGAGCCGAATCGAGACGAACCCGAACTGTGTTGAGCCAAGCCGAGCTCGAGTTCAAGCCCGAGCTcttaacgaaccgagccgaaTTGAGTCTTAACAAGACGAGATCAAGTTTATTCGCGAACAGCTCGGTTTGCGAGTAACTTTACCTCAATGTGCTGCTTTGAATGTAATAACTAAATTATGAATCTTtgatttctttttttttctaaattaaaaTGTAGTATATCTTATATTTTAAtccaaaaaaaattgaaatatacAAATTCTAACTATGTTTTTAATCTTTTAAAAATATGTGAAAAAAGTTCAAATGTTTTATATAATAATTCTAACGGAGTATATTGTATTTTATTattctttttaaaatattacttGCTGAACTCTCAAAGGACGTGCTCATAAGTTAGAAACGGACTCACTTAGAGCGCGGGGAGAGCCCATTTCTTACTTTTTTGTGCTAGATAAGTGAGCCATCTATGTAAAATTTGGACTTGGCCCAATTAATCCAACCATGAATTCCCCGGTACATTTTTACCGCATGCACTTCATTTATTAAATCACATTTTCAGCACATACTTCAAAAGTTTGGGTAAACAAAACACTTGGAAAAAATTACAATAATAGAGTCCAGCTCTCCGGGCCCCAACTAATTTCAACACAGATTTGACGAAACGCATCATAATTTTCTGCGTTGGATAGCAACTCTAAGAGCCTCCTTATGCACTCTTTTTAGTTAAAATTTGAGAAGAATTAAACAAAAAACACCTCCAACAGCCTCCTTTACCTCCCTGGAATGTTAGGATCTGTAAATCTTTCCTCATTAGTGAGGAGCATCTTTTGTCTCCTCTTCTCATTTTATATTAACATATATTGAAAGCAGTGAAGTACAATCAAGAACCTGAATCATGTTTTATTCATATTTAATGAAAAAATAGACAAAAAAGATTGATAGAGAAGAAAACCTAGGAGGCTTGTTGGACTGCAAGAAAAATATGGATGTTAAATAACTAAGAGgctatataataatatattttatgagGAGAATGATAAGCAACTCTTGGAGTTGCTCTTAGTACCTCACATGATAACGATTTTTACGACATTAACGAGGAGTTGTTATATAAAAAAGTTTGTAAAAATACAAAGTTAcgtaaatataattaaaaaatatgttTGCTTTAAATGTTACTCCCTCTATCCAACCATTTCTTTACGATTTCATTTTTTAGATGTTGaatccaattctttacatttcaaaatttacTAAAAATAGTCAATGGGTTCCACCACTTTCTCACTTTTCATCCTTTTTTATACTACTTGTATTTCACTATCtctcttttatatattaaaaattaatgggTCCCACCTAGGGCTGTCAATGGATCGGATATCCGGTCTGATCCGATCCGAGAGCTAATGGAGCGGATATGGATCATTTAAAATAAAATCCAATCCGAAAAAAATCCTATCTGAAATACATAGGATATGGATTTAATAAGATCTGGTCTGTAAATAATCCGAtctgaatatatatatatatatatatatatatatatatatatttacattaTTAAATTAAGTTATTATGAAAATATTTCATAATTATAGCTAAATTAAGCTAATCTTAAaaattcttttattattattacatTCAATTTCGTTGTTCCTCATTCTGGATAAGGATTACTTTTCCGTTTCCGGTGACAATAGTTTAATGAAGTCCCTCTATGTACATTTCATCATTAACATTATTTGAAATTCATTATTAACATTATTTGAAAAGTCTGTCAATGGCTTGTTTCTCTTGTATCATGAAATGAACAACTCTGtttattttctatttttgcaGAAATTATTTGCCAATCTCTAATTTGCTTGTTTCCTCCTAAGGTTGAACAATTAAAATCACGGACCCGTATTTAAGTGATGTCATTCCTTACATTTTAACATACCTGAATTCGTTAAGTgttcataatattttttatacTACTGCAATGTTTCTAAGTTTGCAGAATGAGTTACAAATTCGTAATATGTGAACTgttgtattttttttattaaactttATATTTTCATTTTGTGAATCGTTATTATTAGTGATTTCAACATATTATAAATTCAGTTTTTTCTCAATATAACAGAACGGAATTTCGATCCGAAAATTCAAAAATTCTACGGATCGGGATATGTATCATGCTTTAAAAATCCGGCTATGATCCGATCTGAATTCGAATATGGTAAAAATAAAATGGATCAGGATATAGATCAAGAGCGATCCGATCCAAATCCGATCTATGAACAACCCTAGTCCCATCACTTCACCCACTTTTTTCCCCACTATTTTATACATATTTCCTATATTTCTTAACGTATGTGACAAAACCAAGTGTAAAAAATTGTACGGGATGGATGGAGTACTGAACAGAAATCTAGATCTGCCCATGTTCACTTTCAATTTAAGAATTGATCGCTTAAATGTATGTATTACTATACTTGATGTTTTTCCATGACATATTTGAGTtggaattttaaattattaattaatctaACATCAATTAATTATGGAAATATAAGTTACATTTTAAATTATCAATCTAACATCAATTAATTATGGAAAGAATAAAATGTGGATGATATTCATGGACACATGCCACGAGCCCACAAGGGCGCACCTAACCCACCCTCATTGTTTCCCACTAAACAAAGTACTAATAATATATCATCACCAACACAAAAATATACCAGTACATATGCATCATTACTTTGAACTTTACCTTCTCTTTTGTACTGGCGGGGAAATTAGACTGGTTTCTCATTATTCATGAATTTGAAACATAGTAGAATTATTTTCAGAGCATTTTTGTTATTTCTAGATTAAAAAAATAGTGAAAAGATAAAATTGtccatgcatatatatatatatataatatatagtCAACTCttgaaaaaaaattaatacaatgATAATTTAGACTTTTCTAGTTTTGTTGTTGTGGAAATAATATAAAAGTTCCGAAAATAACATTTCCTTCAAATATACTCAAATATTATGAAACATATTCTTGATAAAAAGAAAAACTTATGCGGAATTGAGGCCCCGTATGGGATTTCTTAAAAAatgtaacttatgacttaaagtCGGAAAATGTCTTATAAATGATATGAATatcataacttataagttatttaggcGTTTGTATAATTTTACTTATAACTTATATATTAGTTGTTGAAGTTTTTGGTAAACTTATTAGTAtaaattttctttaaaaaaatcaTGTTTTTTTACGGAAGTACCAAATTTTAGTACTactatttttagaattttttgtGTAATTAATCTCAACTAACACAAATTAACTTCCACTCTTCGTAAACTTTGTTCcacttcaatttttatttgttagtGTACATCCAATCGTCGATTTACGTTTAACAAATCATATGAGTAAAATTTAACATGTTagatttatataagtaaataaCTAGGTGCATAACTAGAATTATAATGTGAAATTTCTGAATTACacctaatttcaatttttttaattacatatttaataacaattatttattatatttcgATTTGTATTTTGTACGAATTATGAGCTTCaattttatgcaaataataactacatattatttttttaatttcgAATCCGTATTTTACACATATTACCAACTAATAAATGTTAACAAGTAATTTAGTGGTTTGGATAAGTGTTAATTTATAAGTTATTGAATATTTTTTAcgagaaaaacataaaaatatatatatttgaatttaACAAAATTTTATCAATGcgttatttaaaaaaaaatcaaaatcattTATAATGTATCAAGCGTCCCTGAAAACTCTTATTTATACTTTAAactttggatcttgagatttcAATCCGGTTAACGGGAATGAAAATGAGGTTTCAATACATTTTCATTCCCGTTAACTTGGTTGGAATCCCATAATCCAAATATTGTATTAAAATCTCATTCTCATCCCCGTTAACCGGTTGGAACATCACTTAAAATAGACAATAAGTCggaatgaaaatgaaaatgggAGGCTCGCTTCACTTTCATCGTATAGCCAAATATGATCATTTTAATCACTATTTCATATTTACCCAAATACTCCTTGCAAAGTAAAAACAGCTTTTGCCTCGTATAAGTGTCAAATTTGAGCTCCCAAACAGACACTGAGTTCATCATCATAAAAGCGAGGATTACACTAGTTTTTCTTATCTATCTGTTCTACTTGTAGGTTCTAGCGAGGCTGCATAACTATTGCCTCTTCCTAATAAATTTAGAGAAACAAAAATCCATAGTTTTTCGTTAAATTCAATGACTGACAAGATTTACTATCGTATGTATTTTACTGCTGGTTTATATACTCTTTAAATATAAGTATTACATTGAATCTAAAGTATGGTGGTGTTTCTCGTTCTGGACACGTGTTCTTCCATTTTCTACACGTGTTCTTTCATTTTCTACGTGTCATTCATTCGCATCTATGCAATGTGCTCGTATATATGTTGACGTATGTCTATCTTTTTGAGGACCCTTTAGTCTTATAAACGCGTAATTACTTATTTGTCTACTCAATTTATAAGTTGATAAGTTAAAGGTTAGTAACGATGTaatttctcaacttattttgattttttattttttattaattttagtttttaaatatatatttttaaatgttaaattaatttaaaaattatgaattaagataatcatatttaaaaattatttattttaattcttttaagtttaaaattttttctgacttataagtaaaattaactAAATACTTACATAATTTATAAGTATTCATTTACTTATCACTTTTAAGgcacttattaattttaaattataagttacttattttaagatttgtCAAACGGTCCCTTAGTCTCTGCTTGCTTTTGATTACTGCCTGTCAAAATATCTTAATTACTACGATTAATTAAATAGCACTCTTTTGGTACTAGCTTAAATCCCGTGCAATTCACAGGTTccattaatatttaatttttttatttattcagtcatattataatattaaaatatttatataaataataaatatataataattataaatttataaaaaaataataggATAACATGTTATCGTAGTTTAATAAGATAAATAGACTATGTGTAGTATTTTAaaaatttagtagtttagcggttatataacactatttatttattttttaataataggatTAGTTGTTGTCGGAATTTAAGTAGAATAAGTACACTATATCTAATAGTTTAGCGTATATATAACACAATTTgttgatttatttatttaataacaAAATTGAAGGGATAatcgttgaaccaaattatactctattccggttattataatatagtataaaaATTAATTACACCTACTTACCTCCACTATTTTCTTCCactatattaatattttatattaaattatatttgaCCCCATCATTTTACCCACTTTTTTTTTTCgtaatatttcattttttcttatTCTCGTACCAAAATCAAACGTAGGTGGCTAGGAAAATGATTTGATGCTTCTCTCGCTAATATGGGTGATGACACTTAATATCATGATTTGGGATGAAAGAGCAAAAAATTCACAAGCGCGGTAAAATGACCTTTTTATCATTCGAAAATGTATTTATATATGCATTTTTTAAAAACGCAATTATATTATGCGTTTTTAttgattttaaattattttatgaaagcagaaaaaataaaataaaaataattttctgaaaatcCATGTTAAAGATGCGTTTATATTATAAACGTCGCCGTTAGACGCGTTTTCAGTTGCTAAACATATAAAGAAAATGCGTTGCTCAAACAAATGAGACCTGTTTACTTGGTCCAATAAGAAAAATAACAATTTTGTAAAATAAACGCATTTTTTATTGCGTTCTTGTGTGATATTAAGGACTATTTTTTTcaattatgatatttattttgacGTATTTGGTGTCAAATTATGAGATTAAGGTATATCTGATAATAATAAATACAAAAAGACATCTTTTATTGAGTCGgtggggttcagcagtacaaaGACTCTGAGCCATAAAAACTCCCAAGTTTATCTTTCAAAGAaaatagtttttattttaatattatctTCAAGTAAAGGCAAATTGTATCTTATAAATTACCGTGGTCCATGAATATGAACTATATTAGGCCAaaggtccaaatttggaccgattTCGCTCCAAATTCACCCAAAAGTGGCCTAAATCTCGGTCCAAATTTGGATCGATGAATAATACCGGCCTAAATTTAGGCCGACACTATTtatcggtccaaatttggaccgagattaaaataatagtttttaatgtattttttttagtttattacataaaattttgaTTTCGGGTATTTATAAATGCAATTAACCGATATTtggatattattattatttatttagataataatttaaatcacaaaatatttaaacgtaattaaataaatatcattGCATTTCTTGAATTCAAATTACGAATacatttaaatattaaaataatgattATAATACATAAAACTTAATTTGAAACACAACATAAATGCGATAAGAACTAAATTATTAATTTAGTCCGACAAATTAAATCGACTTCCTCCAAGATAGTCAAAATATTGTTCGTGACTATTTAGGTTGTTTTGAGATTCTTGACCTTCATATTCAGATCATCGACTTTGAGATGAAGAACGTTTGTGGGAAGAATATACTAATTCTGAGAATTAGTATTAGTTAACGATGTTTTagatttaattaatatttatacttttcttatttgaatgtaatattttattaacggttttattataaaaattataactaAATGTATTTACtatttttcatatatatttgAAGTTTAATTAGAATTctattattcatttattaataattttaaaataaaacaagtaattaataataataataataaaatataaaaataatatcttacctcatacaaaaataatatatttattattataagaCCTTAAAATAAGTAAATAAACATTTTGAGATTTGGACCGAAATTTAGACCAAACTGTTGGAGTTGGAGAGGGgttcggtccaaatttggaccgaggttcggtccaaatttggactTTGAACCGAACTCTTGGAGTTGCCCTTATAGACATCATGACACGAGTGATAATCTAGATTCCAGAGGGCTTTTATGATCATAGagaataattatttaaaaatataaaataaataatttatttaattttttattatatataattacGTATTTAAAACAAAATTgtacaatttttttatttaaaaaaatattgaaatttgaTAAAATAGTATAAAATGATTCTATACAAATAATCACAGTAAAATCACACTTATCCAAAATTATTTTACAGTAtattcaaatttaaaatcaattttcttcaaatttcaattattaaatttgttatcatatttaaatataaaattattttatattagcAATGAATTTGATAAAATTTGATTTTCTACAATTTTTTATATAAGatgttatttcttaaagaaaGACCATCATAATATAACTTATGTAATACTAATACATGATAATATCAAAAATATAATTATTGTTATCTTTAAAAATCTAAGATCCCGATAGTGGCAATAACTTTTTCAAATTATCTATCCCATATAATTTTTTGGCTATAAGTGAGGACTAAACTTTTTTTTGAATGCAGATGTTATGTTATTTATACGTGAATAATTAGAAAACAATTTGTTAATGATGTATTGTTAATAAAATAACAtaattttgatttaatttttCGATTACAAGTGATCCCGGTTGTAAACAGGAGTCGGGtaaaataattagaaaataatCGCTAAAGATGTGTTGTTAATAATACAGCATAATTTATGCTTTTTAACACCAAATATGTTATTTTAACTGGTATACAAATAATCAAATCAATATTTCTAATTGGTTTAAAATTCACGGGATAAGTGGGGATGTACGATATTAAATTCTTGCAGCCAAGCCCTACCAACAAATATCTAGACCATTAAAGTGGTAGAAATTGTAAGAGACTCTAAATGTACTATATTCATTATGCAATACTATACAAACTAATAGTTGGTAGGTAAGTCTAGATATATAAATAGGGGAAGATGTCAAATGTTGATGTATCACACTTCAGTCTTAAGGAAGTGTTAAGCCTCTCTTGTTTTTTCTTATGTTAATTTGTATGTGTGCAGTAGTAAAGGGTAAGGGAAAACAAAGGAAGAGATGAGTTATTTAGGAGTTGGAGTGAGTCCTGGAAATGTACCAGTACATCATGGAAATGATTTGAAGGTGTTTGATAAGAGAGTTAGGCTTGGAGAGTTGATATTGAGATGTGTTATTTGCATTTTGGCTCTTCTTGCTGCTCTTCTTATAGCTTCTGATACTCAGGTCAAGAAAATCTTCTCCATCCAGAAGAAAGCTCAGTTTACAGATATGAAGGCTCTTGTGTaatcctctctctctccctctctctctctctctctctctctctctacccctccctccctccctccttCTGTCTCTCTAATGTTATAGATGTTGACAGATTCTTGGTGATAGCAAATGGGATAGCTGCAGCCTACTCAATGGTGCATGTGTTGAGGTGTATAGTAAGCATGGTTAGAGGAACAGTGATTTTCAGCAAGCCCTTGGCTTGGGCTATTTTCTCTGGTGATCAGGTAAACTTTAACAACTGTGTGTACAAATTCAGGTACTATCACCAGCTTATATTCATTTGTAACATATATACTAACATCATATCATATTTTCATCTCTTAGAACAACTCCAAGAGTTTGGTCCAACGAGTTCggtcaaaatatttatttaattatttaaaactcttataatgataaaaatattatttttgtataatataagatattaactttatattttattattattattattaattacttgttttattttaaaattgtaaaTAAATGAATAATTTCGTTCTCATCGcaattttatttatgttttatttcAAATTAAGTTTTATGTGttgtaatatttattttaatgttTGAATGTATTTGTAATTTGAATTCAAGAAATGTAATGATATTTATGTAATTAcgtttaaatattttttaatttacattattatttaaataaataataataatatcctAATATCGGTTAATTGCATTTATAAATACGCGAAATCAAAATTTTATCTAATAAACTAAAAAAATACattaaaaactattattttaatcTCGGTTCAAATTTGGACCGAAATTTAGGCCACTGTTGAATAAaatcggtccaaatttggaccttCATGCCACTCTTGGAGTCGCCTTAAAGCTGTGATGATAAAACAGTTTTAATGGTGTGATGTAGTAGGTAAGAAATTGAAAGTTGAGGAGAACCTATTTAATTACATTATACCCTGTATAAACAAGTTGACATCATTATGGCAGACTGTGGGGAATCCACTACACTCCTATCCCTTTGTTTCACAAAATATTCTCGATGCAAATCTGTCCATTTTGACACTATGGGCCTGTTTGGCTTGTTGATAAAAATCGCTTATTCATTTATAAGTTCGTAAGTACTTATTGGTGACTGTTTGTCGACCTAATTTATAAGTTGAATgtataacttataagctgaatgtataacttataagctgataagttgaatgttggTCATGACGTACTTTTcccaacttattttgatttttttcacttttttattaaatttaagtttaaaaatatatgttttaaatgtttttctaattttaaatTCACAAATTAAGTTAATTGtatgtaaaaattatttatattaatttatttaagtaaaaaaattctgacttttaagtaaaattatccaaacacttatataataTTTATGTACTTATCACTTGTAAGTCACTTATTCgttttaagtcataagttacttattttaagatttacCAAACAAGCACTATACCTGTTTGGCAACTTACTTATAAGCCACTTATggcttataagcccgtaacaacttatcgacgagtgtttgtcgacccaacttataagctgaatttacaacttataagctgataagttgaaagttggcagtgacgtacttttttccaacttattttcattttttcacttttttctaaagttttgattttaaaatataaatttttaaatattttctaatttaagattcatgaactaagataattgtagttaataattatttgttttaatttatttaagtaaaaaaacttctgacttataagtaaatttatccaaacacttatagaacttataagtatttatcaacttatcacttatttcgcacttaatcattttaagtcataagttacttattttaagatttcccaaacgggcacatAAAGTTTGCAAGGAAACTGATACTACTAGTACTAGCTCCGTCCCCTCATTATTTTACCGATTTTTTCACATATTTGACACATATTTTAAGGTAACCTTAAATTataattccaaaatttatttttaataaaattttgaacattaattttttttttttaaaaaaaaaactttgAAAAAAATTTATGCAACCTAATAATAACATTAAAATGCGTCCCCAGTGGGACGGATTGAGTATCAAATTTAAACCAAACTAATTTGTTTTGTACTATCACATTTAAGTTGTGTTAGTATAATATGGGTCTACTTGAATACTTTGTAGAAATCACATAACAGTAACTTAAGCTAGCAAACTTAGTTATAGTAATATTATGTTGGACTGAGTTGCTTTTGAAGAAACATCTTGATGAACTATAATAGTCTACTTGGCTGTACTGGTCATAATAACGGTGAAATGTGAATAATGTTATATATGTCGAGTATACAAGCTTTCTTGTAAAGATTGCAAATTTATTGCTCGAAACCTTGTGGATTTATATCTGAAAACTTACTGATTTTATGGCAATTCTCAATCATGCCAGATAATGACATACTTGTGCCTAACAGCAACTTCATCGGCCTTGCAAGGAGCATTGTTCGCAAAACTGGGGGAGCCAACGTTGCAATGGATGAAGGTATGCACCATGTATGGAAAATTCTGTAACCAAGTTGGGGAAGGAATAGCGAGCGCTGTAATTGCGAGCCTTAGCATGGTGATCCTCTCCACAGTATCAGCTTTTAGCTTGTTTCGACTGTATGGGAATAACAAGGACAAGAACAATGCTAGATGGTAGAATTGCTGCTGTTCTTCAAGTGATCAATGCTAACAAATATCTACTTATCTCTTAATTTTCACCGGAATAT
This sequence is a window from Apium graveolens cultivar Ventura chromosome 9, ASM990537v1, whole genome shotgun sequence. Protein-coding genes within it:
- the LOC141683943 gene encoding CASP-like protein 2B2, which translates into the protein MSYLGVGVSPGNVPVHHGNDLKVFDKRVRLGELILRCVICILALLAALLIASDTQVKKIFSIQKKAQFTDMKALVFLVIANGIAAAYSMVHVLRCIVSMVRGTVIFSKPLAWAIFSGDQIMTYLCLTATSSALQGALFAKLGEPTLQWMKVCTMYGKFCNQVGEGIASAVIASLSMVILSTVSAFSLFRLYGNNKDKNNARW